The genomic segment GCTGACTGGCCGCGACCAGATTCTCGCCCTCAAACAGGCGCTGGAAACCCCCTCCCAGGCCCTCGGCCTGGTACTGGCGCGCGACCCCGAGGCTCCGGACGGGCCGGCGAATCTGCATCGGGTCGGCGTGGTCGGCAAGATTCTGAAGGTGGTCCATCTCGACGAGGAGACCGCCCATTTCCTGGTCAATGCGCTGGAGCGCTTCACCATCGAGGAGTTGGCCGAAACGCCGCAGGGGATGTTCGCCCGGGTGCGGTATCACTTCGGTGCCGAGCTCTCGGTCAACCCGGAGCTCAAGGCCTATTCGATGGCGATCATCGCCACGCTCAAGGAGCTGGTACAGATCAACCCCCTCTATTCGGAGGAAATCAAGCTGTTCCTCGGCCGCTCGAGCATGGACGACCCGGGCCGGCTTGCCGACTTCGCCGCCAATCTGACCAGCGCCGACGGCCAGGAACTGCAGGTAATTCTCGCCACCTTCGACGTCCGCAAGCGCATCGACAAAGTCCTCGTCCTGCTCAAGAAGGAGCTGGAGGTCTCGCGCCTGCAGTCAAAAATCACCAGGCAGATCGAGGAGAAGATCAGCAAGCAGCAGCGCGAATTCTTTCTCAAGGAGCAGCTCAAGGCGATCAAGAAGGAGCTGGGCCTGGAGAAGGAGGGGAAGACCGCCGAGATCGAGAAGTTCGAAAAACGGCTGAAGAAGCTCAAGCTGAACGACGAGGCGCAGAAGGCGGTCGAAGAGGAACTGGAGAAGCTGCGGCTGCTCGAGCCCGCCTCCCCCGAGTACAACGTCAGCCGCAATTACCTCGACTGGCTGACCGTCCTCCCCTGGGGGCAGTTCAGCCGCGACTCCTACAACCTGGAGAAGGCTCGCCGCGTCCTCGACCGCGACCACTACGGTCTGGAGGACGTCAAGGAGCGGATCCTCGAGTTCATCGCCGTCGGCAAGATGAAGGGGGACATCTCCGGCTCCATCCTCTGCCTGGTCGGCCCGCCGGGGGTCGGCAAGACCTCCATCGGCCACAGCATCGCCGATGCCCTCGGGCGCACCTTTTACCGCTTCTCCCTGGGCGGGATGCGCGATGAGGCGGAGATCAAGGGACACCGGCGCACCTACATCGGTGCCATGCCCGGCAAGTTCGTGCAGGCAATGAAGAGCGCCGGCAGCGCCAACCCCGTGCTGATGCTCGACGAGATCGACAAGATCGGCGCCTCCTTCCAGGGCGATCCGGCCTCGGCCCTGCTCGAGGTCCTCGACCCGGAGCAGAACGCGAGCTTTCGCGATCACTATCTGGACGTCCCTTTCGATCTCTCGCACGTCCTCTTCGTCTGCACCGCCAACCAGCTCGACACCATCCCGGCGCCGTTGCTCGACCGCATGGAGGTCATCCGCCTCTCCGGCTACATCCTGAAGGAGAAGGTGGAGATCGCCCGCCGCTACCTCATTCCCAAGGCACTCAGGAACCACGGCATCGACAAGGGGCAGGTGACGATCCGCAAAGACGCCCTGGAGGCGATCGTCGACGGCTACGCCCGCGAAGCCGGGGTGCGCAACCTGGAGAACCGCATCAAGAAGATCATGCGCAAGGCGGCCCGGGAATTCGCCGGGGGGCGGACGGAAAAAATCGTCGTCGGGAAAAAGGACCTGACCGACTACCTTGGACAGCCGCTTTTCACTCCCGAAGAGATCTTCGAGGGGGTCCCCGGCGTCGTCACCGGACTGGCCTGGACCAGCATGGGCGGAGCGACGCTGCCGATCGAGGCGACCGCCATGCCGAGCAAATCCAAGGGGTTCAAGCAGACCGGCCAGCTCGGCAACGTCATGGTCGAAAGTTCCGAGATCGCCTATTCCTACGTCATGGCTCACCTGCAGGACTACGGAGCGGCCGAAGACTACTTCGACACCCATTTCGTCCACCTGCACGTGCCGGCCGGCGCCACCCCCAAGGATGGTCCCTCGGCCGGCGTCACCATGACCACGGCGCTTCTCTCCATGATCACCGGCCAGCCGGTGCGCAGGGAGCTCGGCATGACCGGCGAGCTGACCCTCACCGGCCGGGTGCTCCCCATCGGCGGGGTCAAGGAGAAGACCATCGCCGCCCGCCGGGCGGGGCTCAAGACCCTCATCTTCCCCGAGGCGAACCGCAAGGATTTCGCCGAACTACCCGACTACCTCAAGGAAGGGCTGGACGTCCATTTCGCGAAGGAGTACCAGGACGTGTACAGGGTCGCCTTCGGCGACCAGGCACGAGGCACGAGGCGCTAGGCACGAGGGAAACCATTTCCCCCTTTCTCTCTTTTGCCCTGGCCTTTAGCCTCCTGCCTTTGTCTTTAACCTATAGCCTCGGGCCTCGTGCCTCGAGCCCGAAATCGGAGATTTCGCATGACCGTACAGAAATTGAAAGAATCCGTCATGGCCCTCCCTCTCGAGGAGAAAAAAGCCTTCATCCTCGAAACCCTCCAGCCCCTGGCCAGGGATGCCATGCAGGACCCGACCTTCCTGATGCAGCTCTTCCCGGTTTTCCTCGCCATCGTCAAGGAGAGTGGCCTCGACCTGCAACAGCTCATCCAGTTCGCCGCCATGTTCGGCGGCACGCCGGCTTCTGCCGAGCAGGCATAACTTCCTTGCTGCCTCTCGAAACCCTGGCCGCTTTCTTCGCCGCTTCCATCCTGCTCGCCCTGGCGCCGGGACCGGACAACATCTTCGTGCTGACCCAGTCGGCGCTGCGTGGCAAGGGCTCAGGCCTGGTCGTGACGCTCGGGCTTTGCACCGGACTCATCGTTCACACCACGGCCGTGGCCCTCGGCGTGGCGGTCATCTTCCAGGCGTCGGCACTCGCCTTCACCGCGCTCAAGCTCCTCGGTGCGGGTTACCTGCTGTATCTCGCCTGGCAGGCTTTTCGCGCCTCGGCGACAAAGATAGCGGCCGGCCGCAACGGCGAGCTGAGTCTCGGCAGGCTGTACCGGCGCGGCATCCTCATGAACGTCACCAATCCCAAGGTCTCGATCTTCTTTCTGGCGTTCCTGCCGCAATTCGCCGAGCCGGCCCGGGGTTCGCTGACCCTCCAGCTCCTGCTGCTGGGCGGCGTCTTCATCCTCGCCACCATCCTGGTCTTCGGCGGCATCGCCCTGCTGGCAGGTACCCTGGGGGAATGGTTGAATCGTTCCGAAAAATCCCAGCGGATCCTGAACCGGGTGACCGGCTCGGTATTCGTCGGGCTGGCCCTGAAGCTGGCGACGACGGAGCGGTGACGGCCTGTTACTTTCCCCGTTGACGAAAACGGCCGGAACTGCTAGGTTATCCGGCCATGAACGCAAGATTTTCCGATAACTTGATGAATTCGCACCTCTGGTGGTGGCGGTCCAACACTGAGCGGTCCGCGCGCCCCTGATTCGCCGTCGCGCCGTGGACCACAGAATCCGCGGCTGCCGAATCGCCCTCAAAGCCGCGGCCCCAGGACCGCGGCTTTTGTCTTTGCAGTCACCAATCACTGTCTTCAAGAGGCTACTACCATGCGCATCCTTTCCGGCATCCAGCCCTCCGGTTCCCTGCACCTGGGGAACTACTTCGGCATGATGAAGAAGATGATCGAGTACCAG from the Desulfuromonadales bacterium genome contains:
- a CDS encoding LysE family translocator codes for the protein MLPLETLAAFFAASILLALAPGPDNIFVLTQSALRGKGSGLVVTLGLCTGLIVHTTAVALGVAVIFQASALAFTALKLLGAGYLLYLAWQAFRASATKIAAGRNGELSLGRLYRRGILMNVTNPKVSIFFLAFLPQFAEPARGSLTLQLLLLGGVFILATILVFGGIALLAGTLGEWLNRSEKSQRILNRVTGSVFVGLALKLATTER
- the lon gene encoding endopeptidase La, producing MNEEQDKIVEADMNSAPSNEQESTSGLVVAAEVLPAGLPIIPLRPRPAFPGALLPMALTGRDQILALKQALETPSQALGLVLARDPEAPDGPANLHRVGVVGKILKVVHLDEETAHFLVNALERFTIEELAETPQGMFARVRYHFGAELSVNPELKAYSMAIIATLKELVQINPLYSEEIKLFLGRSSMDDPGRLADFAANLTSADGQELQVILATFDVRKRIDKVLVLLKKELEVSRLQSKITRQIEEKISKQQREFFLKEQLKAIKKELGLEKEGKTAEIEKFEKRLKKLKLNDEAQKAVEEELEKLRLLEPASPEYNVSRNYLDWLTVLPWGQFSRDSYNLEKARRVLDRDHYGLEDVKERILEFIAVGKMKGDISGSILCLVGPPGVGKTSIGHSIADALGRTFYRFSLGGMRDEAEIKGHRRTYIGAMPGKFVQAMKSAGSANPVLMLDEIDKIGASFQGDPASALLEVLDPEQNASFRDHYLDVPFDLSHVLFVCTANQLDTIPAPLLDRMEVIRLSGYILKEKVEIARRYLIPKALRNHGIDKGQVTIRKDALEAIVDGYAREAGVRNLENRIKKIMRKAAREFAGGRTEKIVVGKKDLTDYLGQPLFTPEEIFEGVPGVVTGLAWTSMGGATLPIEATAMPSKSKGFKQTGQLGNVMVESSEIAYSYVMAHLQDYGAAEDYFDTHFVHLHVPAGATPKDGPSAGVTMTTALLSMITGQPVRRELGMTGELTLTGRVLPIGGVKEKTIAARRAGLKTLIFPEANRKDFAELPDYLKEGLDVHFAKEYQDVYRVAFGDQARGTRR